In the genome of Manis javanica isolate MJ-LG chromosome 17, MJ_LKY, whole genome shotgun sequence, one region contains:
- the RRAS gene encoding ras-related protein R-Ras isoform X2 — translation MSSGAASGTGRGRPRGGGPGPGDPLPSETHKLVVVGGGGVGKSALTIQFIQSYFVSDYDPTIEDSYTKICTVDGVPARLDILDTAGQEEFGAMREQYMRAGHGFLLVFAINDRQSFNEVGKLFTQILRVKDRDDFPIVLVGNKADLETQRQVPRSEASAFGASHHVAYFEASAKLRLNVDEAFEQLVRAVRKYQEQELPPSPPSAPRKKDGGCPCVLL, via the exons ATGAGCAGCGGGGCGGCGTCCGGGACGGGGCGGGGGCGGCCCCGGGGCGGGGGGCCGGGGCCCGGGGACCCCCTCCCCAGCGAGACACACAAGCTGGTGGTCGTAGGCGGCGGCGGCGTGGGCAAGAGTGCGCTGACCATCCAGTTCATCCAG tcCTACTTCGTGTCTGACTACGACCCCACCATTGAAGACTCCTACACGAAGATCTGCACCGTGGATGGCGTCCCGGCCCGGCTGGACA TCCTGGACACTGCAGGCCAGGAGGAGTTTGGTGCCATGCGGGAGCAGTACATGCGTGCAGGCCACGGCTTCCTGCTGGTATTTGCTATTAACGACCGGCAGAG TTTCAACGAGGTGGGCAAGCTCTTCACGCAGATCCTCCGAGTCAAGGACCGTGACGACTTCCCCATCGTGTTGGTCGGCAACAAGGCAGATCTGGAGACACAGCGCCAG GTCCCCCGATCCGAAGCCTCTGCCTTTGGGGCCTCCCACCACGTAGCCTATTTCGAGGCCTCAGCTAAACTGCGCCTCAATGTAGATGAGGCCTTTGAGCAGCTGGTGCGGGCTGTCCG GAAATACCAGGAACAAGAACTCCCGCCCAGCCCACCCAGCGCCCCCAGGAAGAAAGATGGGGGCTGCCCCTGCGTCCTCCTGTAG
- the SCAF1 gene encoding splicing factor, arginine/serine-rich 19 isoform X1, which translates to MQLTYMGLWPFSRPGRTVPGLVTMEEEDESRGKTEESGEDRSDGPPDRDPMLSPSAFILRAIQQAVGSSLQGDLPNDKDGSRCHGLRWRRCRSPWSEPRSQESGGTDTAAVFDMAADSFLVGLVSILDPPDTWVPSRLDLQPGESEDMLELVAEVRIGDRDPIPLLVPSLLPRLRGWRTVKTVSPQSHSSRPTCARHHLTLGTGDGGPAPPPAPSSASSSPSPSPSSSSPSPPPPPPPPAPPAPPAPRFDIYDPFHPTDEAYSPPPAPEQKYDPFEPTGSNPSSSAGTPSPEEEEEEEEEEEEEEEEGLSQSISRISETLAGIYDDNSLSQDFPGDESPRPEPPPPQPAPVPGTPPQADSTRAEGATRRRVFVVGTEAEPCREGKVSVEVVTAGGATLPPPLLPPGDSEIEEGEIVQPEEEPRVAPSLFRASGRAARPPQAAPAPPAAQPPPPPPAPRAPEGDDFLSLHAESDGEGALQVDLGEPAPAPPAADSRWGGLDLRRKILTQRRERYRQRSPSPAAAAAAAPAGPPTRKKSRRERQRSGGEAREAAAASLGAQPAPPAPASGSPWDSKKHRSRDRKPGSHASSSARRRSRSRSRSARRRSRSTDRRRGGSRRSRSREKRRRRRRSASPPPATSSSSSSRRERHRGKHRDGGGGKKKKKRSRSRGEKRSGDSEKAAPPAPPPPGPASVGGERDSRRRGAVPPSIQDLTDHDLFAIKRTITVGRPDKADARGPSPAPAASPKREVLYDSEGLSAEERGGKSSEKDRRRSGAASSSSSSREKGSRRKAVDGGDRDRDRDRPSKKARPPKEAAPSGPPSKPAVSSGSGSSSSSCSSSSRRVKLQSKVAVLIREGVSSTTPAKEAASAGLGSIGVKFSRDRESRSPFLKPDERAPAEAAKAAPGSTKPKKTKVKAKAGAKKAKGTKGKTKPSKTRKKARGGGGGGPVTLKKSKADSCSQAAGSKGAEETSWSGEERAAKAPSTPPPKAAPPPPALTPDSQTVDSSCKTPEVSFLPEEATEETGVRGGAEEEEEEEEEEEEEEEQQPATTTATSTAAAAPSTAPSAGSTAGDSGAEDGPATRVCQLPTLPPPMPWSLPAGVDCTTSGVLALTALLFKMEEANLASRAKAQELIQATNQILSHRKPPSSLGMTPAPVPTSLGLPPGPTSYLLPGGLPLGGCGSTPPTPTGLATASDKREGSSSSEGRGDTDKYLKKLHTQERAVEEVKLAIKPYYQKKDITKEEYKDILRKAVHKICHSKSGEINPVKVSNLVRAYVQRYRYFRKHGRKPGDPPGPPRPPKEPGPPDKGGPGLPLPPL; encoded by the exons ATGCAGCTCACCTACATGGGTCTGTGGCCATTTAGCAGGCCTGGAAGAACTGTTCCAGGGCTA GTGACCATGGAGGAAGAAGATGAGTCTAGAGGGAAGACAGAAGAATCGGGCGAGGATCGGAGTGATGGTCCACCAGACAGAGACCCCATGCTTTCTCCTTCTGCTTTTATCCTG CGGGCCATTCAACAGGCTGTGGGAAGTTCCTTGCAGGGGGACCTGCCGAATGATAAAG ATGGCTCCCGATGTCATGGCCTTCGATGGAGGCGCTGTCGGAGCCCATGGTCAGAGCCCCGTTCCCAGGAATCAGGGGGAACTGACACAGCTGCT GTGTTCGACATGGCCGCAGACAGCTTTCTTGTGGGGCTGGTGAGCATACTGGATCCCCCAGACACTTGGGTTCCCAGCCGCCTGGACCTGCAGCCTGGCGA AAGCGAGGACATGCTGGAGCTGGTGGCCGAGGTCCGAATAGGGGACAGGGATCCAATCCCCCTGCTGGTGCCGAGCCTGTTGCCCCGTCTCAGGGGCTGGAGGACAGTCAAAACCG TTTCTCCGCAGTCTCACTCTTCTCGACCCACCTGTGCCCGCCACCACCTCACCTTGGGCACTGGAGATGggggccccgccccaccccctgccccctctTCTGCGtcctcctccccctctccttccccctcatcctcctccccttcccctcctccccctccgcCCCCGCCAGCACCCCCCGCCCCTCCTGCTCCCCGATTTGACATCTATGATCCCTTCCACCCCACCGATGAGGCCTATTCCCCACCGCCTGCCCCAGAGCAGAAGTACGACCCCTTCGAGCCCACTGGCTCCAACCCCAGCTCATCAGCCGGGACCCCCTcacctgaggaggaggaggaggaggaggaggaagaggaggaagaagaggaggaaggccTGTCCCAGAGCATCAGCCGCATCTCAGAGACCCTGGCCGGCATCTATGATGACAACAGCCTGAGCCAGGACTTCCCAGGTGACGAGAGCCCGCGGCCAGAGCCCCCGCCCCCGCAGCCGGCCCCGGTCCCCGGAACACCGCCGCAGGCCGACTCCACCAGGGCCGAGGGGGCCACCCGCCGGCGGGTCTTTGTGGTGGGGACCGAGGCGGAGCCCTGTCGGGAAGGCAAGGTTTCGGTGGAGGTTGTGACGGCAGGTGGAGCCACCTTGCCTCCCCCGCTGCTGCCACCCGGAGACTCAGAGATTGAGGAGGGCGAGATCGTCCAGCCCGAGGAGGAGCCCAGGGTGGCGCCGTCCCTTTTCCGGGCCAGCGGCCGGGCGGCCCGACCTCCGCAGGCAGCCCCAGCGCCCCCGGCGGCCcagccgcccccgccgccgcccgccccccGGGCCCCCGAGGGGGACGACTTTCTGTCGCTGCACGCCGAGTCGGACGGCGAGGGCGCCCTGCAGGTGGACCTCGGGGAGCcggcccccgccccgcccgccgccGACTCCCGCTGGGGCGGCCTGGACCTCCGCCGCAAGATCCTGACGCAGCGGCGGGAGCGCTACCGCCAGCGCTCGCCCtccccggccgccgccgccgccgccgcccccgcggGACCGCCCACCCGCAAGAAGTCGAGGCGGGAGCGCCAGCGGAGCGGCGGCGAGGCCAGGgaggccgccgccgcctccttgGGCGCGcagccagccccgccggcgcccgCCTCCGGCTCCCCCTGGGACTCCAAGAAGCACCGCTCCCGGGACCGCAAGCCCGGTTCCCACGCCTCGTCGTCCGCCCGCCGCCGCTCGCGCTCCCGCTCCCGCTCCGCCCGCCGCCGCTCACGCAGCACCGACCGCCGCCGCGGGGGCAGCCGCAGATCCCGCTCCCGGGagaagcggcggcggcggcggcgctcgGCCTCCCCGCCCCCGGCCACCTCCTCGTCGTCGTCCTCGAGGCGCGAGCGGCACCGCGGGAAGCACCGGGACGGCGGCGGTggcaagaagaagaagaagcgGTCCCGGTCCCGGGGCGAGAAGCGGTCTGGGGACAGCGAGAAGGCCGCGccgcccgccccgccgcccccGGGCCCCGCCTCCGTGGGTGGCGAGCGGGACAGCCGCCGTCGGGGCGCCGTGCCGCCCTCCATCCAGGACCTCACGGACCACGACCTCTTCGCCATCAAGCGGACCATCACCGTGGGCCGGCCCGACAAGGCCGATGCCCGAGGCCCTTCCCCGGCCCCGGCCGCGTCGCCCAAGCGCGAGGTCCTGTACGACTCCGAGGGCCTGAGCGCCGAGGAGCGCGGAGGCAAGAGCAGCGAGAAGGACCGGCGCCGCTCGGGGGCTGCCTCCTCTTCGTCTTCCTCCCGGGAGAAGGGGTCACGGCGGAAGGCGGTGGATGGGGGCGACcgggacagggacagggacaggccGTCTAAGAAGGCCCGGCCCCCCAAGGAGGCGGCGCCCTCGGGGCCCCCGTCGAAGCCGGCGGTCAGCAGCGGCTCAGGCTCCTCGTCCTCTTCGTGCTCGTCCTCCTCCCGGAGGGTGAAGCTGCAGTCCAAGGTGGCGGTGCTGATCCGCGAGGGCGTCAGCAGCACCACGCCCGCCAAGGAGGCCGCGTCTGCCGGCCTGGGCTCCATCGGAGTCAAGTTCAGCCGCGACCGCGAGAGCCGCTCGCCCTTCCTCAAGCCCGACGAGCGGGCCCCCGCCGAGGCGGCCAAAGCAGCTCCGGGCAGCACCAAGCCCAAAAAGACCAAGGTCAAGGCCAAGGCTGGGGCCAAGAAAGCCAAGGGGACCAAGGGAAAGACCAAGCCGTCCAAGACGCGGAAGAAGGCCCGCGGTGGGGGCGGCGGTGGCCCTGTGACGCTGAAGAAGTCCAAGGCGgacagctgcagccaggcagcagggtcCAAGGGGGCCGAGGAGACGTCCTGGTCCGGGGAGGAGCGGGCCGCCAAGGcccccagcaccccaccccccaagGCAGCCCCTCCGCCTCCTGCACTCACCCCGGACTCCCAGACTGTGGATAGCAGCTGCAAGACACCCGAGGTCTCCTTCCTTCCGGAAGAGGCCACCGAGGAGACTGGGGTCCGAGGtggggcggaggaggaggaggaggaggaggaagaggaggaggaggaggaggagcagcagcctGCCACCACCACGGCCACCAGCACAGCTGCCGCGGCCCCAAGCACTGCCCCTAGCGCGGGGTCCACAGCTGGTGACTCGGGGGCGGAGGACGGGCCGGCCACCCGCGTCTGCCAACTGCCCACGCTGCCCCCACCCATGCCCTGGAGTCTGCCTGCTGGCGTGGACTGCACCACCAGCGGCGTCCTGGCCT TGACTGCACTTCTCTTCAAGATGGAAGAAGCCAATCTGGCAAGCCGAGCAAAAGCCCAGGAGCTGATCCAGGCCACCAACCAG ATCCTCAGCCATAGGAAGCCACCCTCCAGTCTGGGGATGACACCAGCTCCTGTGCCCACCTCTCTGGGTCTACCCCCTGGCCCCACCAGCTACCTGCTCCCTGGTGGCCTCCCTCTGGGAGGCTGTGGCTctacccctcccacccccactggaCTGGCTACAGCATCTGACAAGAGGGAGGGCAGCAGCAGCTCCGAGGGACGCGGGGACACAGACAAG TATCTGAAGAAGCTGCACACGCAGGAGCGGGCAGTAGAGGAGGTGAAGCTGGCCATCAAACCGTACTATCAGAAGAAGGACATCACCAAGGAGGAATACAAGGACATCCTGAGGAAGGCTGTCCACAAG ATCTGCCACAGCAAAAGTGGGGAGATCAACCCGGTGAAGGTGAGCAACCTGGTACGGGCCTACGTCCAGCGCTACCGCTACTTCCGCAAGCACGGCCGCAAGCCAGGGGACCCCCCGGGACCCCCACGGCCGCCCAAGGAGCCGGGGCCCCCTGACAAGGGTGGCCCAGGCCTGCCCTTGCCCCCTCTCTGA
- the SCAF1 gene encoding splicing factor, arginine/serine-rich 19 isoform X2 — MEEEDESRGKTEESGEDRSDGPPDRDPMLSPSAFILRAIQQAVGSSLQGDLPNDKDGSRCHGLRWRRCRSPWSEPRSQESGGTDTAAVFDMAADSFLVGLVSILDPPDTWVPSRLDLQPGESEDMLELVAEVRIGDRDPIPLLVPSLLPRLRGWRTVKTVSPQSHSSRPTCARHHLTLGTGDGGPAPPPAPSSASSSPSPSPSSSSPSPPPPPPPPAPPAPPAPRFDIYDPFHPTDEAYSPPPAPEQKYDPFEPTGSNPSSSAGTPSPEEEEEEEEEEEEEEEEGLSQSISRISETLAGIYDDNSLSQDFPGDESPRPEPPPPQPAPVPGTPPQADSTRAEGATRRRVFVVGTEAEPCREGKVSVEVVTAGGATLPPPLLPPGDSEIEEGEIVQPEEEPRVAPSLFRASGRAARPPQAAPAPPAAQPPPPPPAPRAPEGDDFLSLHAESDGEGALQVDLGEPAPAPPAADSRWGGLDLRRKILTQRRERYRQRSPSPAAAAAAAPAGPPTRKKSRRERQRSGGEAREAAAASLGAQPAPPAPASGSPWDSKKHRSRDRKPGSHASSSARRRSRSRSRSARRRSRSTDRRRGGSRRSRSREKRRRRRRSASPPPATSSSSSSRRERHRGKHRDGGGGKKKKKRSRSRGEKRSGDSEKAAPPAPPPPGPASVGGERDSRRRGAVPPSIQDLTDHDLFAIKRTITVGRPDKADARGPSPAPAASPKREVLYDSEGLSAEERGGKSSEKDRRRSGAASSSSSSREKGSRRKAVDGGDRDRDRDRPSKKARPPKEAAPSGPPSKPAVSSGSGSSSSSCSSSSRRVKLQSKVAVLIREGVSSTTPAKEAASAGLGSIGVKFSRDRESRSPFLKPDERAPAEAAKAAPGSTKPKKTKVKAKAGAKKAKGTKGKTKPSKTRKKARGGGGGGPVTLKKSKADSCSQAAGSKGAEETSWSGEERAAKAPSTPPPKAAPPPPALTPDSQTVDSSCKTPEVSFLPEEATEETGVRGGAEEEEEEEEEEEEEEEQQPATTTATSTAAAAPSTAPSAGSTAGDSGAEDGPATRVCQLPTLPPPMPWSLPAGVDCTTSGVLALTALLFKMEEANLASRAKAQELIQATNQILSHRKPPSSLGMTPAPVPTSLGLPPGPTSYLLPGGLPLGGCGSTPPTPTGLATASDKREGSSSSEGRGDTDKYLKKLHTQERAVEEVKLAIKPYYQKKDITKEEYKDILRKAVHKICHSKSGEINPVKVSNLVRAYVQRYRYFRKHGRKPGDPPGPPRPPKEPGPPDKGGPGLPLPPL, encoded by the exons ATGGAGGAAGAAGATGAGTCTAGAGGGAAGACAGAAGAATCGGGCGAGGATCGGAGTGATGGTCCACCAGACAGAGACCCCATGCTTTCTCCTTCTGCTTTTATCCTG CGGGCCATTCAACAGGCTGTGGGAAGTTCCTTGCAGGGGGACCTGCCGAATGATAAAG ATGGCTCCCGATGTCATGGCCTTCGATGGAGGCGCTGTCGGAGCCCATGGTCAGAGCCCCGTTCCCAGGAATCAGGGGGAACTGACACAGCTGCT GTGTTCGACATGGCCGCAGACAGCTTTCTTGTGGGGCTGGTGAGCATACTGGATCCCCCAGACACTTGGGTTCCCAGCCGCCTGGACCTGCAGCCTGGCGA AAGCGAGGACATGCTGGAGCTGGTGGCCGAGGTCCGAATAGGGGACAGGGATCCAATCCCCCTGCTGGTGCCGAGCCTGTTGCCCCGTCTCAGGGGCTGGAGGACAGTCAAAACCG TTTCTCCGCAGTCTCACTCTTCTCGACCCACCTGTGCCCGCCACCACCTCACCTTGGGCACTGGAGATGggggccccgccccaccccctgccccctctTCTGCGtcctcctccccctctccttccccctcatcctcctccccttcccctcctccccctccgcCCCCGCCAGCACCCCCCGCCCCTCCTGCTCCCCGATTTGACATCTATGATCCCTTCCACCCCACCGATGAGGCCTATTCCCCACCGCCTGCCCCAGAGCAGAAGTACGACCCCTTCGAGCCCACTGGCTCCAACCCCAGCTCATCAGCCGGGACCCCCTcacctgaggaggaggaggaggaggaggaggaagaggaggaagaagaggaggaaggccTGTCCCAGAGCATCAGCCGCATCTCAGAGACCCTGGCCGGCATCTATGATGACAACAGCCTGAGCCAGGACTTCCCAGGTGACGAGAGCCCGCGGCCAGAGCCCCCGCCCCCGCAGCCGGCCCCGGTCCCCGGAACACCGCCGCAGGCCGACTCCACCAGGGCCGAGGGGGCCACCCGCCGGCGGGTCTTTGTGGTGGGGACCGAGGCGGAGCCCTGTCGGGAAGGCAAGGTTTCGGTGGAGGTTGTGACGGCAGGTGGAGCCACCTTGCCTCCCCCGCTGCTGCCACCCGGAGACTCAGAGATTGAGGAGGGCGAGATCGTCCAGCCCGAGGAGGAGCCCAGGGTGGCGCCGTCCCTTTTCCGGGCCAGCGGCCGGGCGGCCCGACCTCCGCAGGCAGCCCCAGCGCCCCCGGCGGCCcagccgcccccgccgccgcccgccccccGGGCCCCCGAGGGGGACGACTTTCTGTCGCTGCACGCCGAGTCGGACGGCGAGGGCGCCCTGCAGGTGGACCTCGGGGAGCcggcccccgccccgcccgccgccGACTCCCGCTGGGGCGGCCTGGACCTCCGCCGCAAGATCCTGACGCAGCGGCGGGAGCGCTACCGCCAGCGCTCGCCCtccccggccgccgccgccgccgccgcccccgcggGACCGCCCACCCGCAAGAAGTCGAGGCGGGAGCGCCAGCGGAGCGGCGGCGAGGCCAGGgaggccgccgccgcctccttgGGCGCGcagccagccccgccggcgcccgCCTCCGGCTCCCCCTGGGACTCCAAGAAGCACCGCTCCCGGGACCGCAAGCCCGGTTCCCACGCCTCGTCGTCCGCCCGCCGCCGCTCGCGCTCCCGCTCCCGCTCCGCCCGCCGCCGCTCACGCAGCACCGACCGCCGCCGCGGGGGCAGCCGCAGATCCCGCTCCCGGGagaagcggcggcggcggcggcgctcgGCCTCCCCGCCCCCGGCCACCTCCTCGTCGTCGTCCTCGAGGCGCGAGCGGCACCGCGGGAAGCACCGGGACGGCGGCGGTggcaagaagaagaagaagcgGTCCCGGTCCCGGGGCGAGAAGCGGTCTGGGGACAGCGAGAAGGCCGCGccgcccgccccgccgcccccGGGCCCCGCCTCCGTGGGTGGCGAGCGGGACAGCCGCCGTCGGGGCGCCGTGCCGCCCTCCATCCAGGACCTCACGGACCACGACCTCTTCGCCATCAAGCGGACCATCACCGTGGGCCGGCCCGACAAGGCCGATGCCCGAGGCCCTTCCCCGGCCCCGGCCGCGTCGCCCAAGCGCGAGGTCCTGTACGACTCCGAGGGCCTGAGCGCCGAGGAGCGCGGAGGCAAGAGCAGCGAGAAGGACCGGCGCCGCTCGGGGGCTGCCTCCTCTTCGTCTTCCTCCCGGGAGAAGGGGTCACGGCGGAAGGCGGTGGATGGGGGCGACcgggacagggacagggacaggccGTCTAAGAAGGCCCGGCCCCCCAAGGAGGCGGCGCCCTCGGGGCCCCCGTCGAAGCCGGCGGTCAGCAGCGGCTCAGGCTCCTCGTCCTCTTCGTGCTCGTCCTCCTCCCGGAGGGTGAAGCTGCAGTCCAAGGTGGCGGTGCTGATCCGCGAGGGCGTCAGCAGCACCACGCCCGCCAAGGAGGCCGCGTCTGCCGGCCTGGGCTCCATCGGAGTCAAGTTCAGCCGCGACCGCGAGAGCCGCTCGCCCTTCCTCAAGCCCGACGAGCGGGCCCCCGCCGAGGCGGCCAAAGCAGCTCCGGGCAGCACCAAGCCCAAAAAGACCAAGGTCAAGGCCAAGGCTGGGGCCAAGAAAGCCAAGGGGACCAAGGGAAAGACCAAGCCGTCCAAGACGCGGAAGAAGGCCCGCGGTGGGGGCGGCGGTGGCCCTGTGACGCTGAAGAAGTCCAAGGCGgacagctgcagccaggcagcagggtcCAAGGGGGCCGAGGAGACGTCCTGGTCCGGGGAGGAGCGGGCCGCCAAGGcccccagcaccccaccccccaagGCAGCCCCTCCGCCTCCTGCACTCACCCCGGACTCCCAGACTGTGGATAGCAGCTGCAAGACACCCGAGGTCTCCTTCCTTCCGGAAGAGGCCACCGAGGAGACTGGGGTCCGAGGtggggcggaggaggaggaggaggaggaggaagaggaggaggaggaggaggagcagcagcctGCCACCACCACGGCCACCAGCACAGCTGCCGCGGCCCCAAGCACTGCCCCTAGCGCGGGGTCCACAGCTGGTGACTCGGGGGCGGAGGACGGGCCGGCCACCCGCGTCTGCCAACTGCCCACGCTGCCCCCACCCATGCCCTGGAGTCTGCCTGCTGGCGTGGACTGCACCACCAGCGGCGTCCTGGCCT TGACTGCACTTCTCTTCAAGATGGAAGAAGCCAATCTGGCAAGCCGAGCAAAAGCCCAGGAGCTGATCCAGGCCACCAACCAG ATCCTCAGCCATAGGAAGCCACCCTCCAGTCTGGGGATGACACCAGCTCCTGTGCCCACCTCTCTGGGTCTACCCCCTGGCCCCACCAGCTACCTGCTCCCTGGTGGCCTCCCTCTGGGAGGCTGTGGCTctacccctcccacccccactggaCTGGCTACAGCATCTGACAAGAGGGAGGGCAGCAGCAGCTCCGAGGGACGCGGGGACACAGACAAG TATCTGAAGAAGCTGCACACGCAGGAGCGGGCAGTAGAGGAGGTGAAGCTGGCCATCAAACCGTACTATCAGAAGAAGGACATCACCAAGGAGGAATACAAGGACATCCTGAGGAAGGCTGTCCACAAG ATCTGCCACAGCAAAAGTGGGGAGATCAACCCGGTGAAGGTGAGCAACCTGGTACGGGCCTACGTCCAGCGCTACCGCTACTTCCGCAAGCACGGCCGCAAGCCAGGGGACCCCCCGGGACCCCCACGGCCGCCCAAGGAGCCGGGGCCCCCTGACAAGGGTGGCCCAGGCCTGCCCTTGCCCCCTCTCTGA
- the RRAS gene encoding ras-related protein R-Ras isoform X1 translates to MSSGAASGTGRGRPRGGGPGPGDPLPSETHKLVVVGGGGVGKSALTIQFIQSYFVSDYDPTIEDSYTKICTVDGVPARLDILDTAGQEEFGAMREQYMRAGHGFLLVFAINDRQSFNEVGKLFTQILRVKDRDDFPIVLVGNKADLETQRQEIPGTRTPAQPTQRPQEERWGLPLRPPVARPEGNHQQHELLGPAALTEPISPSGSPRIHYILTVNPWPPWGPLPLCAFCQRLLSPPKPFWLGRGAPGHRGHCCI, encoded by the exons ATGAGCAGCGGGGCGGCGTCCGGGACGGGGCGGGGGCGGCCCCGGGGCGGGGGGCCGGGGCCCGGGGACCCCCTCCCCAGCGAGACACACAAGCTGGTGGTCGTAGGCGGCGGCGGCGTGGGCAAGAGTGCGCTGACCATCCAGTTCATCCAG tcCTACTTCGTGTCTGACTACGACCCCACCATTGAAGACTCCTACACGAAGATCTGCACCGTGGATGGCGTCCCGGCCCGGCTGGACA TCCTGGACACTGCAGGCCAGGAGGAGTTTGGTGCCATGCGGGAGCAGTACATGCGTGCAGGCCACGGCTTCCTGCTGGTATTTGCTATTAACGACCGGCAGAG TTTCAACGAGGTGGGCAAGCTCTTCACGCAGATCCTCCGAGTCAAGGACCGTGACGACTTCCCCATCGTGTTGGTCGGCAACAAGGCAGATCTGGAGACACAGCGCCAG GAAATACCAGGAACAAGAACTCCCGCCCAGCCCACCCAGCGCCCCCAGGAAGAAAGATGGGGGCTGCCCCTGCGTCCTCCTGTAGCCAGGCCTGAGGGGAACCACCAGCAGCACGAGCTCTTGGGACCAGCTGCACTCACCGAGCCTATTTCCCCATCTGGGTCTCCCAGGATACACTACATCCTCACCGTGAATCCCTGGCCCCCTTGGGGGCCACTGCCACTGTGTGCCTTCTGCCAACGCCTCCTTTCCCCACCCAAGCCTTTCTGGTTGGGGCGAGGGGCTCCCGGGCATCGGGGTCACTGCTGTATATAA